A stretch of Saccharomyces eubayanus strain FM1318 chromosome III, whole genome shotgun sequence DNA encodes these proteins:
- the HCM1 gene encoding Hcm1p, giving the protein MMNEDISIGTGQSSFSIENATMLLTQTKRALEDEKEMITPPSSTLRKTTKELNKRLSHPLSPDHSSPIAPSKAKRQRSDTCARSNGNLTLEEILQSLERRRINGELIKKPPYSYATLICLAILQSQEGKLTLSQIYYWIHIHFPYYKPKDASWQNSIRHNLSLNDAFMKTEKSCDGKGHFWEVRPGAETKFFKGENRGYEFVKNSLRDIGKYFELDSTLNELGHAESEGRDSDDDEEEEEEEEEETGKFPSIEIQLNSSPILKVSQLHQVPQLKTNNYVLNPRENLEPMKSISEHDDNNNNAEALEPPYVMKKYHTSLGLPSLVESSAKSNNIIQANRFNTLPMNCTKSPQNFKKYFTSFNSNFEDLSPLRGNVEAGSLLDPLPYSPLKLYDQKNLALLSRPQSQQSYSNSQLPPPSSSHSTELLKTPKMKHLDSLEKTPSRLISTPKDGNSILRKWQTPSHLFEDLYCSPLFRAIETPIRYITTPGGTLETQISPRKSSAPDVLTNATSSKFTSSGLFGVDVYSVWKRATENSSQGKKATDDYHHHHPYHHQHHPSRDNKNEKN; this is encoded by the coding sequence ATGATGAACGAAGACATCTCCATCGGCACTGGCCAAAGCAGTTTTTCTATCGAAAACGCCACCATGCTACTGACCCAGACCAAGAGAGCGCTAGAagacgaaaaggaaatgatCACTCCGCCCAGCTCTACTCTCAGGAAAACGACGAAGGAGCTGAACAAGAGGCTCTCGCACCCACTGTCACCAGACCATTCTTCTCCCATTGCTCCATCCAAGGCCAAACGTCAGAGATCGGACACTTGTGCCCGATCTAACGGTAACCTGACCCTGGAGGAGATCCTCCAGTCActggaaagaagaaggataaACGGCGAACTGATAAAGAAACCTCCATATTCGTACGCAACGCTGATTTGCCTGGCTATCCTGCAATCTCAAGAGGGGAAACTGACGCTGTCTCAGATATACTACTGGATCCACATCCACTTCCCCTACTACAAACCAAAGGACGCCAGTTGGCAAAACTCCATAAGACATAACCTGTCGCTGAATGACGCGTTTATGAAGACGGAAAAGTCCTGTGACGGTAAGGGCCATTTCTGGGAGGTGAGACCAGGTGCCGAAAccaagtttttcaaaggtGAAAACCGTGGCTACGAATTCGTAAAGAACTCACTACGGGACATTGGGAAGTATTTCGAACTAGACTCTACTCTTAATGAGTTGGGACACGCAGAGAGCGAAGGACGCGATAGTGACGATGAcgaggaggaggaggaggaagaagaagaagaaaccgGGAAGTTCCCCTCAATCGAGATTCAGTTGAACTCCTCTCCGATATTAAAGGTCTCCCAGCTGCATCAGGTACCGCAATTGAAGACGAATAACTACGTGCTGAACCCGCGTGAAAATCTAGAACCAATGAAAAGCATATCAGAGCACgacgacaacaacaacaacgccGAGGCCCTAGAACCGCCTTACgtcatgaaaaaatatcacaCGTCCCTAGGTTTACCATCATTGGTAGAATCAAGCGCAAAAAGCAATAACATCATTCAGGCAAACAGATTCAATACGCTTCCCATGAACTGCACCAAGTCTCctcaaaatttcaaaaagtatTTCACCTCATTCAACTCGAATTTTGAGGATTTATCTCCACTTCGAGGTAACGTAGAGGCTGGCTCTCTACTCGACCCGCTTCCGTATTCTCCTTTGAAGCTATACGACCAGAAAAATCTCGCGCTCTTGTCAAGGCCACAATCTCAGCAATCATATTCCAATTCCCAACTCCCACCTCCGTCCTCCTCTCATAGTACGGAGCTACTGAAAACACCAAAGATGAAACACTTGGACTCCTTAGAAAAGACTCCATCGCGATTGATAAGCACCCCCAAGGACGGCAACTCGATTTTGAGGAAATGGCAAACCCCTTCTCACCTGTTCGAGGACCTCTACTGCTCTCCACTGTTTAGAGCCATAGAGACTCCGATCAGGTATATCACGACACCGGGTGGCACATTGGAAACCCAAATTTCACCAAGAAAATCCTCTGCACCGGACGTCCTGACAAATGCCACGAGTTCTAAATTCACATCGAGCGGCCTGTTTGGCGTAGACGTTTATTCTGTCTGGAAACGTGCCACTGAAAACTCTTCCCAGGGGAAGAAGGCAACAGATgattatcatcatcatcacccttatcatcatcagcaTCATCCTTCAAGGGATAATaagaacgaaaaaaattga
- the RAD18 gene encoding E3 ubiquitin-protein ligase RAD18, whose protein sequence is MDHQITTASDFRSTSIPNLYQLDTLLRCHICKDFLKIPVLTPCGHTFCSLCIREHLNNQPNCPLCLFEFRESLLRSEFLVNEVIQSYTSIRPTLIDALKIQKPIADEDKMPKPQDSSLIELISESENDDSNTADDDLQIVSTSERKPAKRSMTDILPLSSKPSKRTFTMFRSERIKKKPKSNEQMAQCPICQQFYPLKALEKTHLDECLTLQSLGKKSKPPKNFNADLKSQDKETSRPKSKTPETDENFRDEVSHVDKYLNSMAKSEYQRLPKINFTSMNLSQIKQKLMSLGLSTSGTRQNFIKRYNHYEMLWNSNFCDSLEPVDESELKRQLLSWDVSHNKPPQNTNNNGGISKLMMMKSSGKSSSYRKLLENFKNDKFNRKGWIVMFQKDFSRLIKEAKLKIKTSSPKTSDLTEQIHEEVHEGKMQGVQVTDEQQMEEGQEIILSEKQEVNEINFPNEDLTDADLSRELIDMNENGKDPPGTN, encoded by the coding sequence ATGGACCACCAAATAACGACTGCAAGCGACTTCAGAAGCACTTCGATACCGAATTTGTACCAATTGGATACGCTTTTGAGATGTCATATTTGTAAAGATTTTCTGAAAATCCCTGTTTTGACACCTTGTGGGCACACATTTTGCTCTCTGTGCATTAGGGAACACTTGAATAATCAACCAAACTGTCCACTGTGCCTTTTCGAATTTAGGGAATCCTTGCTAAGAAGCGAATTCTTGGTTAATGAGGTTATTCAAAGTTACACTTCCATACGACCCACCTTAATAGATGCATTAAAGATACAAAAGCCTATCGCAGATGAAGACAAGATGCCCAAACCACAAGATTCGTCATTGATAGAGCTGATATCAGAATCTGAAAATGACGACTCAAATACCGCTGACGATGATTTACAAATTGTATCAACAAGTGAAAGAAAACCTGCCAAAAGATCAATGACAGATATATTGCCACTAAGCTCAAAACCTTCTAAAAGAACTTTTACAATGTTTAGAAGTGAGCggatcaagaaaaaacctAAATCAAACGAACAAATGGCACAATGTCCCATTTGTCAACAATTCTACCCTCTCAAGGCccttgaaaaaacacatCTGGATGAATGTTTAACGTTACAATCACTGGGCAAAAAATCGAAGCCTCCCAAAAACTTCAATGCAGACTTAAAATCGCAGGACAAAGAGACGTCCCGACCTAAGTCGAAGACTCCTGAAACAGACGAAAATTTTCGTGATGAAGTCTCACATGTGGATAAATACTTAAATTCAATGGCAAAGTCAGAATACCAGCGACTGCCCAAAATCAATTTCACTTCGATGAATCTGTCCCAGattaaacaaaaactgATGTCATTGGGGCTATCGACAAGTGGTACCAGACAAAACTTTATTAAAAGGTACAATCATTACGAGATGCTTTggaattcaaatttttgcGATTCCTTGGAACCTGTCGATGAAAGTGAACTAAAGAGACAGTTGTTAAGCTGGGATGTTTCGCACAATAAACCACCACAAAATACGAACAATAATGGTGGAATCTCCAAattaatgatgatgaaaagcAGCGGCAAATCCTCTTCATATAGAAAATTATTAGAGAATTTCAAGAACGATAAATTTAATAGGAAGGGATGGATCGTTatgtttcaaaaagatTTTTCCAGGCTTATTAAGGAAGCAAaactgaaaataaaaaccaGTTCACCAAAGACTTCAGATTTAACAGAGCAAATTCACGAAGAAGTTCATGAGGGAAAAATGCAAGGCGTTCAAGTAACCGACGAGCAGCAAATGGAGGAGGGGCAAGAGATCATCCTCAGCGAAAAACAAGAGGTGAATGAGATAAACTTTCCAAATGAAGATTTAACTGATGCTGATTTGTCAAGAGAATTGATAGATATGAATGAGAATGGCAAAGATCCACCTGGTACCAACTAA
- a CDS encoding WD40 repeat domain-containing protein → MSGDSADYNVGYPIYGAKFINEDTLLVAGGGGQFNSSFQNKITALKINFQKKKHIRRFREITLESIDDAPASLDCNNNLILIGCNELIGEPSMEDVNHHLRKFVFEQEHLKFVASIDFNRTTDPSVFTKFIYINQSATVAAIASSEVPTVIRIIDPRTLTENYEIETGKEVNDLHFAPNGILLSYITSNSLEVASVRDGKFVARKTDFDETLILSNVRFLNDNTLLVAASLSNSDGVSLLKLGVNSQGIKILKTASFMFDLNGITSMDVSPNKEFVGLSSNDNSIAIINIGKLKLAKLVPRVHESTITRVTFSPDSRYLASTSMGNTINVLKLSNNSSSFLHKVWKFFVNFVLLVVLAGAVQLGYKYNVHGLLYTYAQDVYKAKFKENNRTHEESSSYFTINDATRDITITADIVSVTELTRDIDTELSSFDTSAMITNRDGEPSSVWISASSVLQSSSVDAHTSVIPSSHASSEASEFVTVSEGSVSSRSPEKSATNESIFLESTPEVNKSITSSIVETIPVSPSAEVTPSSLGSAVGSPESSSSLGEKTHSTFIEQQSEEQRTMNSINEAETTSSEFSLTSKPTSTSTSTSTST, encoded by the coding sequence ATGAGTGGCGATTCTGCTGATTATAATGTCGGATACCCGATATACGGTGCCAAGTTTATTAATGAAGACACTTTGTTGGTAGCCGGTGGTGGTGGCCAGTTCAATTCCTCATTTCAGAACAAAATTACCGCGTTGAAGATTAATttccagaaaaagaaacacaTTAGAAGATTTCGTGAAATTACTCTAGAATCGATTGATGATGCGCCAGCTTCACTGGACTGTAACAACAATCTGATTTTGATTGGCTGTAACGAACTGATTGGCGAGCCTTCCATGGAGGACGTCAATCACCACCTGagaaaatttgtttttgaacaagagcatttgaaatttgtcGCGAGTATTGATTTCAACAGAACCACGGACCCATCCGTGTTCACTaagtttatatatataaatcaAAGTGCCACGGTGGCAGCGATTGCATCCTCCGAAGTGCCCACAGTGATCAGGATCATTGACCCCAGAACCTTGACTGAGAATTACGAAATTGAAACGGGCAAGGAAGTTAACGATTTACACTTCGCTCCCAACGGCATCCTGTTGTCTTATATCACTTCCAACTCTTTGGAAGTAGCATCTGTAAGGGATGGGAAATTCGTGGCGAGGAAAacagattttgatgaaacaCTCATTCTTTCTAATGTTAGATTCCTCAACGATAATACACTCTTGGTCGCAGCATCATTGTCCAATTCTGATGGtgtttctttgttgaaGCTGGGCGTAAACTCCCAGGGGATtaagattttgaaaactgcATCGTTTATGTTTGACTTGAATGGAATAACATCAATGGATGTTTCCCCAAACAAAGAGTTCGTTGGGTTGTCCTCTAATGACAATTCAATTGCCATCATCAACATCGGGAAGCTAAAGCTTGCTAAACTAGTGCCAAGAGTGCATGAATCTACTATAACAAGGGTCACCTTCTCTCCAGATTCCAGGTATTTGGCAAGCACTTCTATGGGAAACACAATCAATGTGTTGAAACTTTCCAATAACTCATCATCTTTCTTACACAAGGTATGGAAATTTTTCGtcaattttgttttattagTGGTTTTGGCCGGTGCTGTTCAGCTTGGTTACAAATATAATGTACATGGACTCCTTTACACATATGCCCAAGATGTGTATAAAGCCAAGTTCAAAGAGAACAACCGCACACATGAGGAATCGTCATCTTATTTCACCATTAACGATGCTACTAGGGACATTACCATAACTGCCGATATCGTCAGTGTTACTGAGTTAACAAGAGATATCGATACCGAGCTCTCCTCATTTGATACTAGCGCTATGATAACAAACAGAGATGGCGAACCAAGCTCTGTTTGGATATCAGCATCATCTGTCTTACAGTCAAGTTCGGTAGATGCACACACATCGGTCATTCCATCATCTCATGCTTCTTCGGAAGCTTCTGAATTTGTTACTGTCAGTGAGGGTTCGGTCTCTTCCAGATCCCCTGAAAAAAGTGCTACTAATGAATCCATCTTTCTCGAATCCACTCCAGAGGTCAACAAATCAATAACTTCTTCCATCGTCGAAACAATACCTGTTTCACCATCAGCAGAGGTCACACCATCATCTTTGGGGTCAGCCGTAGGGTCGCCAGAGTCATCATCCTCTTTGGGTGAGAAAACTCATTCGACCTTCATTGAACAGCAATCAGAAGAGCAAAGAACAATGAATAGTATCAACGAAGCTGAAACTACAAGCAGTGAATTTTCCCTAACATCAAAAccaacatcaacatcaacatcaacatcaacatcaaca
- the ATG15 gene encoding triglyceride lipase ATG15, whose translation MLSKRSSHKRFPLHTGYVLTLVILCFAAYCVFVPGTLPASKRSSKGILDQKSKSTFKLKSIYRHGVGVNHRWHQRLEVTPEFISKAGTLYQETAVQMQGNEGSEPLWTNNAEYATSNPFGVELALGKVPLTLKRMKQRDPEYMEAYISGETYMSEAEAHAMWIDDDVVAPNITDRDTVISLALMSSNAYVRIPQTGDWRNVTQPWNETEPEDFGWDGDGIRGHVFYNELENIVVLSIKGTSAQGLPGSGEDETTGNDKVNDNLLFSCCCARVSYLWTTACDCYVKSYTCDESCLEKELIRKDRFYSTIIDIYKGVLEEYPDSAIWVTGHSLGGALASLLGRTFGLPAVAFESPGELLASKRLHLPFPPGLPSYMEGIWHFGHNADPIFMGTCNGASSSCSLAGYAMETACHTGRVCIYDVVNDKGWRVNMFNHRIHKVIDEVLLGYEQAAKCVEPEPCVDCYNWNFIPSRDWVSSSGLVTKTRSSVTPTPTTRTTTITTSSSSCVGRNWLGFCTKYDL comes from the coding sequence ATGCTGAGTAAACGCTCCTCGCACAAGAGGTTTCCTCTGCATACAGGATACGTGCTAACGCTCGTGATACTCTGCTTTGCCGCTTACTGCGTGTTTGTACCGGGGACTCTGCCGGCAAGCAAGAGATCATCTAAGGGGATTCTGGATCAAAAGTCCAAGAGCACATTCAAACTAAAGTCCATTTACAGACATGGTGTTGGAGTCAACCACCGCTGGCACCAGAGACTAGAGGTGACCCCGGAGTTCATCTCCAAGGCTGGAACTCTGTACCAGGAAACTGCAGTCCAAATGCAAGGAAACGAGGGTTCAGAGCCCTTGTGGACTAATAATGCCGAGTACGCCACTTCCAACCCATTTGGCGTTGAGCTTGCATTGGGGAAAGTGCCACTGACGCTGAAGCGCATGAAGCAGAGGGATCCGGAATATATGGAAGCATATATATCCGGAGAGACATACATGTCGGAAGCCGAGGCACACGCCATGTGGATAGATGATGACGTTGTGGCTCCCAACATTACTGATAGAGATACGGTTATTTCCTTGGCGTTAATGTCGTCTAACGCGTATGTGAGAATACCGCAAACAGGGGACTGGCGCAACGTGACACAACCGTGGAATGAAACAGAGCCTGAAGATTTTGGCTGGGATGGTGATGGTATCCGTGGCCATGTTTTCTACAACGAACTAGAAAACATCGTAGTGCTTTCAATAAAGGGGACCAGTGCGCAAGGTTTACCGGGGTCTGGTGAAGACGAAACCACGGGAAACGACAAGGTCAACGACAACCTGCTGTTTTCATGTTGTTGTGCAAGAGTGAGCTACCTATGGACCACCGCGTGCGACTGCTACGTGAAGTCGTACACATGTGATGAGTCGTGTCTGGAAAAGGAGCTCATACGTAAGGATAGATTCTACTCTACGATCATCGACATATACAAGGGCGTTCTGGAAGAATATCCTGACTCCGCCATCTGGGTCACAGGCCATTCGCTGGGTGGTGCATTGGCCAGTCTACTAGGCCGCACGTTTGGATTACCGGCGGTGGCCTTCGAGTCTCCGGGCGAGTTGCTAGCTTCCAAGAGGCTGCACCTGCCATTCCCACCAGGACTACCCTCATACATGGAGGGCATATGGCACTTCGGCCACAACGCAGACCCAATCTTCATGGGCACGTGCAACGGAGCCAGTTCTAGCTGCTCGTTGGCGGGATACGCCATGGAAACCGCGTGCCACACGGGCAGGGTCTGCATCTACGATGTGGTCAACGACAAGGGCTGGCGTGTCAACATGTTCAACCACAGAATACACAAGGTCATCGACGAAGTTCTGCTTGGTTACGAACAAGCTGCCAAGTGTGTGGAGCCAGAGCCGTGCGTTGACTGCTACAACTGGAACTTCATCCCGAGCAGAGACTGGGTGTCCTCGTCAGGGCTCGTCACAAAAACTAGGAGCTCTGTCACACCCACCCCGACCACTCGCACCACCACCATCACCACCTCTTCATCCTCCTGCGTCGGTCGTAACTGGCTTGGCTTTTGCACCAAATACGACTTGTAA
- the CPR4 gene encoding peptidylprolyl isomerase family protein CPR4 translates to MWLKSLVLCLCSLVLYQTHAAPSSGKQVTSKDVDLQKIYEPTPPVTHRGTISIEYLDPVSNTLKQADLTLELYGTVVPKTVNNFVLLGHGVKAVVEGQDPKDVKTYSYRKSKISKVFPNSFIQGGVVAPDVGPFTIYGPKFEDENFLLKHDRPGRLAMAYFGPDSNTSEFIITTKVDGNEELDGKSVVFGQILSGLDELMDIVQYTETNEYGKPADETKFLYFVFETLKIGNIEELHDTYIKNVEAFRKGDSSLGTTLKDIFRKEKGRATTTAITSMNYYNPNHPVAQISLGLMVLAGCFAAYKCMNKKSRTVSLRRE, encoded by the coding sequence ATGTGGTTGAAGTCATTGGTATTATGCCTGTGCTCGCTGGTGCTATATCAGACACATGCTGCGCCTTCATCGGGGAAGCAAGTAACCTCCAAAGATGTAGATTTGCAGAAGATTTATGAGCCCACCCCCCCCGTTACGCACCGAGGGACAATCTCTATCGAGTACCTCGATCCAGTGTCAAACACACTCAAACAGGCGGACTTAACGCTGGAATTGTACGGCACAGTGGTGCCTAAGACCGTGAACAACTTTGTTCTGCTGGGCCATGGTGTAAAGGCCGTTGTTGAGGGACAGGACCCCAAAGACGTTAAAACTTATTCGTACCGTAAGAGTAAAATTTCCAAGGTTTTCCCCAACAGCTTCATACAGGGCGGTGTGGTTGCCCCCGATGTAGGACCCTTCACCATTTATGGCCCAaagtttgaagatgaaaatttccttttgaaaCATGATAGACCCGGTAGATTGGCCATGGCTTACTTCGGCCCTGATTCTAACACTTCGgaattcatcatcaccacTAAAGTGGACGGCAATGAGGAGCTGGACGGTAAAAGTGTTGTGTTCGGTCAAATCCTCTCTGGCTTAGATGAACTAATGGACATCGTCCAGTACACAGAAACGAACGAGTACGGGAAGCCGGCTGACGAAACGAagtttttatattttgtattcGAAACATTGAAGATCGGGAATATCGAAGAGCTACACGATACTTACATTAAAAATGTCGAGGCATTTAGAAAGGGCGATTCCTCTCTTGGCACCACTTTGAAGGATATCttcagaaaagaaaagggcCGTGCCACCACTACCGCTATTACCAGTATGAACTACTATAACCCAAATCACCCAGTCGCCCAAATATCGCTGGGTTTAATGGTTCTTGCCGGTTGTTTTGCTGCGTACAAGTGCATGAACAAAAAGTCTCGCACTGTGTCATTGAGACGCGAATAA
- the IMG2 gene encoding mitochondrial 54S ribosomal protein mL49: MIRVCAIKSCVRGGVLPRPATASIFQITRCASTNAEQAAETEAPVFPRLEEVKMGELIGGSNFGQKTYHVERSSTGNLPVYSAYKNGGNKTITEIRKIQGDIIQLRNDLQEQLPFIPKESWSVVMQSKKIIIKGNAVEAVKRVLTKKF; this comes from the coding sequence ATGATCAGAGTGTGTGCTATTAAAAGTTGTGTCAGAGGGGGGGTTTTGCCAAGACCTGCTACCGCCTCCATATTCCAAATAACAAGATGTGCATCCACTAACGCAGAGCAAGCGGCTGAGACTGAGGCTCCAGTTTTCCCAAGATTAGAAGAGGTGAAGATGGGTGAGCTCATAGGAGGAAGTAATTTTGGCCAAAAGACCTACCATGTCGAAAGAAGTAGTACGGGGAACTTACCGGTGTATTCCGCTTACAAAAATGGTGGGAACAAGACTATCACCGAGATCAGGAAAATCCAAGGAGACATAATTCAATTGAGAAACGACTTGCAAGAGCAACTGCCCTTTATACCCAAGGAGTCGTGGTCTGTGGTGATGcaatccaaaaaaatcataattAAAGGCAATGCTGTAGAAGCAGTTAAAAGAGTATTaaccaagaaattttag
- the RSA4 gene encoding Rsa4p yields the protein MSTLIPPPSKKQKKEAQQPREVAIIPKDLPNVSIKFQALDTGDTVGGSLRVPGAISEKQLEELLNQLNGTSDDPVPYTFSCTIQGKKASDPVKTIDITDNLYSSLIKPGHNSTEDQITLLYTPRAVFKVKPVTRSSSAIAGHGSTILCSAFAPHTSSRMVTGAGDNTARIWDCDTQTPMHTLKGHFNWVLCVAWSPDGEVIATGSMDNTIRLWDPKTGECQGDALRGHSKWITSLSWEPIHLVKPGSKPRLASSSKDGTIKIWDTVSRFCQYTMSGHTNSVSCVKWGGQGLLYSGSHDRTVRVWDMNSQGRCINILKSHAHWVNHLSLSTDYALRVGAFDHTGQKPTSPEDAQKKALANYEKICKKNGNSEEMMVTASDDFTIFLWNPLKSTKPIARMTGHQKLVNHVAFSPDGRYIVSASFDNSIKLWDGRDGKFISTFRGHVASVYQVAWSSDCRLLVSCSKDTTLKVWDVRTRKLSVDLPGHQDEVYTVDWSVDGKRVCSGGRDKMVRLWTH from the coding sequence ATGTCTACTTTAATCCCTCCACCTtctaaaaaacaaaagaaagaagccCAACAACCTAGAGAAGTGGCTATTATCCCCAAGGATTTGCCTAATGTTTCGATCAAGTTTCAAGCTTTAGATACTGGTGACACCGTGGGTGGTTCCTTGAGAGTTCCTGGGGCTATCTCTGAGAAGCAATTAGAGGAGCTGTTGAACCAGTTAAACGGTACCTCAGATGATCCAGTGCCATATACATTCAGTTGTACCATCCAAGGTAAGAAGGCCAGTGATCCTGTGAAGACCATTGACATAACGGATAACCTATACTCTTCATTGATAAAACCAGGCCATAACAGTACAGAAGATCAGATCACACTGTTGTATACCCCAAGGGCAGTTTTCAAAGTAAAACCAGTGACTAGAAGTTCATCAGCCATTGCGGGCCATGGTTCCACAATTCTGTGTTCTGCTTTCGCACCACATACCAGTTCCAGAATGGTAACTGGTGCAGGTGACAACACGGCAAGAATTTGGGATTGTGACACTCAGACCCCAATGCATACTCTAAAGGGACATTTCAACTGGGTTCTTTGTGTTGCATGGTCTCCCGATGGCGAAGTGATTGCTACAGGTTCCATGGATAATACCATAAGGTTATGGGACCCGAAAACTGGAGAGTGTCAAGGTGATGCTCTCAGAGGTCACTCCAAGTGGATCACATCCTTGAGTTGGGAGCCTATACATCTCGTGAAACCAGGATCCAAACCGAGATTGGCTTCATCTTCTAAAGACGGTACCATTAAGATTTGGGACACAGTGAGTAGATTCTGTCAGTATACAATGAGTGGTCACACGAATTCGGTGTCTTGTGTCAAATGGGGTGGTCAAGGTCTATTGTATAGTGGATCTCATGACAGAACTGTACGTGTATGGGACATGAATTCCCAGGGTAGATGTATcaacattttgaaatctcATGCACATTGGGTTAACCACTTATCGTTATCTACAGATTACGCTCTACGTGTGGGTGCCTTTGACCATACAGGTCAGAAACCCACCTCGCCGGAAGACGCACAAAAGAAGGCTCTAGCGAACTATGAAAAGATCTGTAAGAAGAATGGGAACTCGGAAGAAATGATGGTTACTGCAAGTGACGATTTCACCATATTTTTATGGAACCCACTAAAATCTACCAAACCTATAGCAAGAATGACTGGACACCAAAAGCTAGTCAACCACGTTGCATTCAGTCCTGATGGCAGGTATATTGTCTCAGCATCCTTTGATAATTCTATCAAGCTATGGGATGGAAGAGATGGTAAATTCATCTCCACGTTCAGAGGGCACGTAGCCAGTGTCTACCAGGTCGCATGGTCCTCGGATTGCCGACTATTGGTATCATGTTCCAAGGATACTACTTTGAAAGTGTGGGATGTGAGAACTAGAAAACTTTCCGTTGACCTTCCAGGTCACCAAGACGAAGTTTATACCGTTGATTGGAGTGTTGATGGTAAAAGAGTGTGTAGTGGTGGGAGAGACAAGATGGTAAGATTATGGACACATTGA